Proteins encoded together in one Chitinophaga lutea window:
- a CDS encoding DUF59 domain-containing protein, with the protein METTLRDQVEEALRTVHDPEIPVNIYDLGLVYKIEIGENNNVLVIMTLTAPGCPVAGSIMEEVNNKILAIPGVGGADVRLTFDPPWTRDMMSEEAKLELGFL; encoded by the coding sequence ATGGAAACAACACTCAGAGACCAGGTGGAAGAAGCATTACGCACGGTGCACGACCCGGAAATACCGGTGAACATCTACGACCTGGGCCTGGTATATAAGATCGAGATCGGCGAGAACAACAACGTGCTCGTGATCATGACCCTCACCGCCCCCGGTTGCCCCGTAGCCGGCAGCATCATGGAAGAAGTAAACAACAAGATACTGGCCATCCCCGGCGTGGGCGGCGCAGACGTACGGCTCACCTTCGACCCGCCATGGACGCGCGACATGATGAGCGAAGAAGCTAAACTCGAATTAGGATTTCTTTAA
- a CDS encoding YceI family protein, with translation MTNWTIDESHSEIGFKVKHLMITNVSGYFARFTGSIQTATDDFEDADITFEVAADSINTQNYQRDQHLKTAEFFDTVQYPKINFVSKKVKKITDDAYKLLGDLTIKGQTHPIELDVTRNGSAVDHYGNEKVGFALRGRLHRADYGLRWNAFTEGGGIVLSDEVKLNLEIQLLKS, from the coding sequence ATGACAAACTGGACAATCGATGAATCACACAGCGAAATAGGCTTCAAGGTAAAACACCTGATGATCACGAACGTAAGCGGCTACTTCGCCCGCTTTACCGGCAGCATACAAACCGCCACCGACGATTTCGAGGATGCGGACATCACGTTTGAAGTAGCTGCGGACAGCATCAATACCCAAAACTATCAACGTGACCAGCACCTTAAAACCGCCGAGTTTTTCGATACGGTGCAATACCCGAAAATCAACTTCGTTTCCAAAAAAGTGAAGAAGATCACAGACGATGCGTACAAACTGCTCGGCGACCTGACCATCAAGGGCCAGACCCACCCCATCGAGCTGGACGTAACCCGCAACGGCAGCGCTGTGGACCATTACGGCAATGAAAAAGTGGGCTTCGCCCTCCGCGGCCGGCTGCACCGCGCCGATTATGGCCTTCGCTGGAACGCCTTCACGGAAGGCGGCGGCATTGTGCTGAGTGATGAAGTAAAACTGAACCTCGAAATCCAACTCCTCAAATCTTAA
- a CDS encoding DUF2461 domain-containing protein: MASKQTAQPQIQPSGFDFLTRLKKNNNREWFNDHKTEYQQELARIEIFAEALLENLSAHDVIETESGKKSLHRIYRDIRFSNDKTPYKSNWSGAFRRATKYRRGGYYFHLEPGNSFIAGGFWGPSTEDLKRVRDDIAFDPAPLRKIINSKAFINMFGALQGEQLKTTPKGFDAGHEAIDLLRYKQFLLIRRFSDKEVFSPSFLKEAGLTFKAMRPFFDYMSDALTMDPNGLSE; this comes from the coding sequence ATGGCCAGCAAACAAACCGCGCAACCGCAGATACAACCTTCCGGCTTTGATTTTTTAACCAGGCTTAAAAAGAACAATAACCGCGAGTGGTTCAACGATCATAAAACGGAATACCAGCAGGAGCTCGCCCGCATTGAAATATTCGCGGAGGCTTTGCTCGAGAACCTTTCCGCCCACGATGTGATAGAGACGGAATCCGGCAAAAAGAGCCTGCACCGCATTTACCGCGACATCCGCTTTTCGAACGATAAAACACCTTACAAAAGCAACTGGAGCGGGGCCTTCCGCCGCGCCACCAAATACCGCCGCGGTGGGTATTATTTCCACCTCGAACCGGGCAACAGTTTTATCGCGGGCGGTTTCTGGGGCCCGTCCACCGAAGACCTCAAACGCGTGCGCGACGATATTGCATTCGACCCCGCACCGCTGCGCAAGATCATCAACAGCAAAGCCTTCATCAACATGTTCGGCGCTTTGCAGGGGGAACAGCTAAAAACCACGCCAAAAGGATTCGACGCCGGCCATGAAGCCATCGACCTCCTTCGGTATAAACAGTTCCTGCTCATCCGGCGGTTCTCCGATAAGGAAGTGTTTTCCCCAAGCTTTTTAAAGGAGGCCGGCCTGACATTCAAAGCCATGCGTCCCTTCTTCGACTACATGAGCGATGCATTGACAATGGACCCGAACGGCCTGTCTGAGTAA
- the sufD gene encoding Fe-S cluster assembly protein SufD — MTTITNNTTSLYDSLPAQFSTLANGAQFPEARKAAFAQFQALGGFPTVKTEDWKYTNVIPFFRNLQTLELPQPIAISAEELEATELLLPDTYRIVLLNGELQPQLSDLPPAKQATVLKLSEAGNEPAFTAHFNKSKKLNEHHFAQLNTAFFTNGLFIEVKAKAQLEKPIHIIHLYHNTSSLLLNPRHLWIAQEGAAVQIIESAAGIGQAGAIVVNSVIEAVTAERAQMSHYQLQTGGNQLRFINQTLVQQLGKSLYNNYTFTLSESELVRNNLNISLDDERTETHLYGFYIATGNQLVDNHTSVDHRMPNCESNELYRGVLMDKATGVFNGKIYVHEDAQKTNAFQQNNNLVISPEANIYTKPQLEIFADDVKCSHGTTIGQVSDDALFYLKARGIGDAQARSMLVKAFAFDITAQVKIPAVRKQVEQIATRYLSAAVNN, encoded by the coding sequence ATGACCACTATCACTAACAATACTACATCTTTATACGATTCGCTGCCCGCGCAGTTCAGCACCCTTGCTAACGGTGCGCAGTTTCCCGAAGCCCGGAAGGCGGCGTTCGCCCAGTTCCAGGCCCTCGGCGGGTTTCCGACGGTAAAAACGGAAGACTGGAAATACACCAACGTGATTCCCTTCTTCCGTAACCTGCAGACCCTGGAGCTCCCCCAACCCATCGCCATCAGTGCGGAAGAGCTGGAAGCCACCGAACTGCTGCTGCCGGACACTTACCGCATCGTACTGCTCAACGGCGAACTGCAACCACAGCTGTCCGACCTGCCGCCCGCCAAACAGGCCACTGTCCTGAAACTGAGCGAAGCCGGCAACGAACCCGCTTTTACAGCACACTTCAATAAAAGTAAAAAGCTGAACGAACACCACTTCGCCCAGCTCAATACCGCCTTTTTCACCAACGGCCTCTTTATTGAAGTAAAAGCCAAAGCACAGCTCGAAAAGCCCATCCACATCATCCACCTGTACCACAATACCAGCAGCCTGCTGCTAAACCCGCGCCATCTCTGGATAGCGCAGGAAGGTGCTGCCGTGCAGATCATCGAATCCGCCGCTGGCATCGGCCAGGCCGGCGCCATCGTGGTGAACAGTGTGATTGAGGCGGTTACTGCTGAACGCGCGCAGATGAGCCACTACCAGCTGCAAACAGGCGGCAACCAGCTGCGTTTCATCAACCAGACGCTGGTACAGCAACTGGGCAAAAGCCTTTACAACAACTACACGTTCACCCTGTCCGAATCCGAACTGGTGAGGAACAACCTCAACATTTCGCTCGACGATGAACGCACCGAAACGCACCTTTACGGCTTCTACATCGCTACCGGCAACCAGCTGGTAGACAATCATACCAGCGTAGACCACCGCATGCCCAACTGCGAAAGCAACGAGCTGTACCGGGGTGTACTGATGGACAAAGCCACCGGTGTTTTCAACGGTAAAATATACGTGCACGAAGACGCGCAGAAAACGAACGCTTTCCAGCAGAACAATAACCTGGTGATCAGTCCCGAAGCGAACATTTACACCAAACCGCAGCTCGAGATTTTTGCGGACGATGTAAAATGCAGCCACGGCACCACCATCGGCCAGGTGAGCGACGACGCGCTGTTCTACCTGAAAGCCCGCGGTATCGGCGATGCACAGGCCCGCAGCATGCTGGTGAAAGCATTCGCCTTCGATATTACCGCACAGGTCAAAATTCCAGCCGTGCGCAAACAGGTGGAGCAGATCGCTACCCGCTACCTGAGCGCCGCGGTTAACAACTAA
- a CDS encoding Atu2307/SP_0267 family LLM class monooxygenase: protein MIEIGIDSFAAKFSESNSTAADDRQAMHQLLERIGHADRTGLDVFGIGEHHRKGFLDSAPALILAAAASRTRNIRLTSAVTVLSAADPVRVFQEFATLDLISGGRTEMVVGRGSFTDAFPLFGYNLSDYDALFTEKLDLLLKIRDNEFVTWSGKFRPAMRNQPVYPRPLQQPLPIWLGVGGTPQSFVRAGVLGLPLMVAIIGGETHRFRPLVDLYREAWLKSGHPAEKMSVGLHSLGYVGPTTEAAVRDFYPGYAESMTKVGEERGWPPMTEERFLGQAGPRGALIVGGVDEVAEKILRHSEALGGISRLTFQLDTASLSHEKLMESIELIGKVKQIVNG from the coding sequence ATGATCGAAATAGGTATAGACAGCTTCGCGGCGAAGTTCAGCGAAAGCAACAGCACCGCGGCAGACGACCGGCAGGCCATGCACCAGTTGCTGGAAAGAATCGGGCACGCCGACCGCACCGGCCTCGACGTATTCGGTATCGGCGAACACCACCGCAAGGGTTTCCTCGACTCCGCTCCCGCCCTCATCCTGGCCGCCGCCGCATCGCGCACCCGCAACATCCGGCTCACGAGCGCCGTTACGGTATTGAGCGCGGCAGACCCGGTACGGGTGTTCCAGGAATTCGCGACGCTGGATCTGATTTCAGGTGGACGAACGGAAATGGTGGTGGGGCGCGGTTCTTTCACGGACGCATTTCCATTGTTCGGCTACAACCTATCCGACTACGATGCGCTGTTTACCGAAAAGCTCGACCTGTTGCTGAAAATCCGGGACAACGAATTCGTCACCTGGTCGGGAAAATTCCGGCCGGCCATGAGAAACCAGCCCGTTTATCCAAGGCCGCTGCAACAACCGCTTCCCATCTGGCTGGGTGTTGGCGGCACGCCCCAATCATTCGTACGCGCGGGCGTGCTGGGTTTACCCCTTATGGTCGCCATCATCGGCGGGGAAACACATCGCTTCCGCCCATTGGTAGACCTTTACCGCGAAGCCTGGCTAAAGTCCGGCCATCCGGCGGAAAAGATGTCGGTGGGCTTACATTCCCTGGGCTACGTAGGCCCCACCACGGAAGCTGCCGTCCGTGACTTTTATCCCGGCTATGCCGAAAGCATGACCAAAGTGGGCGAAGAACGCGGCTGGCCCCCCATGACCGAAGAACGCTTCCTGGGCCAGGCCGGCCCGCGCGGGGCATTGATCGTAGGTGGCGTGGACGAGGTGGCAGAGAAGATACTCCGGCACAGTGAGGCGCTGGGTGGCATTTCCCGCCTCACCTTCCAGCTGGACACCGCATCACTGAGCCACGAAAAGCTGATGGAATCCATTGAGCTGATCGGTAAGGTGAAGCAGATCGTGAACGGGTAA
- a CDS encoding SufE family protein, translated as MTIKEQQDNIIADFEVFGDWMEKYEYIIQLGKDLPLIDPKYKTDDNLIRGCQSKVWLHAEMQGDKLVFTADSDAVITKGLVGLVIQVLSHQTPKDIANADIYFIDAIGLTSHLSPTRSNGLLSMLKQIKLYAIGYQAKSIQQN; from the coding sequence ATGACCATTAAAGAGCAACAGGATAATATCATCGCTGATTTTGAGGTGTTTGGCGACTGGATGGAGAAATACGAGTACATCATTCAGCTGGGGAAAGACCTGCCGCTCATCGACCCGAAATATAAGACGGACGACAATCTTATCCGCGGATGCCAGAGCAAGGTATGGCTGCATGCGGAAATGCAGGGCGATAAACTGGTATTTACGGCCGACAGCGACGCGGTGATCACCAAGGGCCTCGTAGGCCTCGTGATACAGGTGCTGAGCCACCAGACGCCGAAAGACATCGCCAACGCCGACATCTATTTCATCGACGCCATCGGCCTCACCAGCCATCTATCCCCCACCCGTTCCAACGGCCTGCTCTCCATGCTCAAACAAATCAAGCTGTATGCCATCGGGTACCAGGCCAAATCGATCCAACAAAACTAG
- the sufC gene encoding Fe-S cluster assembly ATPase SufC encodes MLNIKNLHAAVEGNAILKGINLNVKAGEVHAIMGPNGSGKSSLASVLAGREAYEVTEGSVEFEGKDLLDMSPEVRAREGLFLAFQYPVEIPGVSNINFLKTAVNEIRAYHGQPPMQAKAFLDMLKSKQKLMEFDANLMNRSLNEGFSGGEKKRNDIFQMAMLEPKLAIMDETDSGLDIDALRIVSAGVNKLRSKDNAFVIITHYQRLLEYIVPDFVHVLYNGRIVKSGTKELALELEEKGYDWLKEDIRLEEPVQ; translated from the coding sequence ATGCTCAATATTAAAAACCTGCATGCAGCAGTAGAAGGAAATGCTATTCTGAAAGGCATTAATCTGAATGTAAAAGCGGGCGAAGTACACGCCATCATGGGGCCCAACGGTTCCGGTAAAAGTTCCCTGGCCTCTGTGCTGGCCGGTCGTGAAGCGTATGAAGTAACTGAAGGTTCTGTAGAGTTCGAAGGTAAAGACCTGCTCGATATGAGCCCCGAAGTGCGCGCCCGCGAAGGTTTATTCCTCGCCTTCCAGTACCCGGTAGAAATACCCGGTGTTTCGAACATCAACTTCCTCAAAACCGCAGTGAACGAAATCCGCGCCTACCACGGCCAGCCGCCGATGCAGGCCAAAGCGTTCCTCGATATGCTGAAGTCCAAGCAGAAACTGATGGAATTCGACGCCAACCTGATGAACCGCTCCCTCAACGAAGGTTTCTCCGGTGGTGAAAAGAAAAGAAACGACATCTTCCAGATGGCCATGCTGGAACCCAAACTGGCCATCATGGATGAAACCGATTCCGGGCTCGACATCGACGCCCTCCGTATTGTTTCCGCCGGCGTCAACAAACTCCGCAGCAAAGACAATGCTTTCGTCATCATCACCCACTACCAGCGTTTGCTGGAATACATCGTTCCGGATTTTGTACACGTACTCTATAACGGCCGCATCGTAAAATCAGGTACCAAAGAACTGGCGCTGGAGCTCGAAGAAAAAGGCTACGACTGGCTGAAAGAAGACATCCGTTTAGAAGAACCCGTACAATAG
- a CDS encoding aminotransferase class V-fold PLP-dependent enzyme, translating to METATAKNTIWPDVEKIRNEFPILQQSINGNPLVYLDNGATTQKPVQVIRAMQEYYTGYNSNVHRGVHTLSQKATSAYEAARHQVAAFIGAHHHEVVFTKGTTDAINLVAAGFRKEFLHEGDEVIISGMEHHSNIVPWQLACEEKKAHLKVIPVTDNGELDMNAYASMLGPRVKIVSVTWISNTLGTINPVKDIINMAHAAGIPVLLDAAQAIAHTPIKVHELNVDFLALSSHKVYGPTGIGILYGKESWLQKLPPYQGGGDMIKHVTFEKTTYAEPPLKFEAGTPAICEAIGFGAAVAYVTQLGIHKIQAYEHQLTEYAIAQLKTIPELRLIGEAKHRAGAISFLVGQHHPSDVGVLLDQQGIAVRTGHHCTQPLMDRFECPGTVRASLALYNTTADIDRLVEGVRKAVTLLG from the coding sequence ATGGAAACCGCCACCGCTAAGAATACGATATGGCCGGATGTGGAAAAGATCAGGAACGAGTTCCCGATTCTCCAGCAATCCATTAACGGCAACCCGCTGGTGTACCTCGACAACGGGGCCACCACGCAGAAGCCCGTGCAGGTCATCCGCGCCATGCAGGAATACTACACCGGCTATAACAGCAACGTGCACCGCGGTGTGCATACCCTCAGCCAGAAAGCAACGTCGGCCTACGAAGCAGCCCGCCACCAGGTGGCCGCTTTCATCGGTGCGCACCATCACGAAGTGGTGTTCACCAAAGGCACCACCGACGCCATCAACCTGGTGGCCGCCGGTTTCCGCAAGGAGTTTTTGCATGAAGGCGACGAGGTGATCATCTCGGGCATGGAGCACCACTCCAACATCGTGCCCTGGCAGCTGGCCTGTGAAGAGAAAAAGGCGCACCTGAAAGTGATCCCCGTGACCGATAACGGTGAGCTGGACATGAATGCCTATGCGTCGATGCTCGGCCCCCGCGTAAAAATTGTGTCCGTTACCTGGATATCCAATACACTGGGCACCATCAACCCGGTGAAAGACATCATCAACATGGCCCACGCCGCCGGCATCCCCGTGCTGCTCGACGCCGCGCAGGCCATCGCCCATACGCCTATCAAGGTGCATGAGCTGAATGTCGACTTCCTCGCCCTTTCTTCGCACAAGGTGTACGGCCCCACCGGCATCGGCATCCTGTACGGCAAAGAAAGCTGGCTCCAGAAGCTGCCTCCTTACCAGGGCGGTGGCGACATGATCAAACATGTCACTTTCGAAAAAACGACCTATGCGGAGCCCCCGCTGAAGTTCGAGGCCGGCACCCCCGCCATTTGCGAGGCCATCGGTTTCGGTGCGGCCGTTGCTTATGTAACGCAGCTGGGCATCCATAAAATACAGGCGTATGAGCACCAGCTCACCGAATACGCCATCGCACAGCTCAAAACCATCCCGGAACTGCGGCTGATCGGCGAGGCCAAACACCGCGCCGGCGCTATCTCTTTCCTGGTAGGCCAGCATCACCCCTCCGATGTGGGCGTGCTGCTCGACCAGCAGGGCATTGCCGTACGAACCGGCCACCACTGTACCCAGCCGCTGATGGACCGCTTCGAGTGCCCCGGCACCGTGAGAGCTTCCCTGGCGCTGTACAACACTACGGCCGATATCGACCGCCTCGTGGAAGGTGTGCGAAAAGCCGTAACTTTGCTGGGATAA
- a CDS encoding helix-turn-helix transcriptional regulator: MENYKAYHTTSTDRMLLLLKTKGPLATTAVAQELGITGEGARQQLQRLAEEGWVIFESISKGVGRPSLVWSLSERGNRRFPDTHAELTVQLINTIRDVLGDEALGQVISSREHKALLRYYDILRLEEGLEAKVRKFAELRSADGYLAEYRPDGEGFLMIENHCPICAAATACHDICKVELQTFQQIFKEWGTIERLDHALEGARHCAYRIMPV; the protein is encoded by the coding sequence TTGGAAAATTATAAAGCATATCATACTACCTCTACAGACCGTATGTTGCTGCTGCTCAAAACAAAAGGGCCGCTGGCGACTACTGCTGTTGCGCAGGAGCTGGGTATTACCGGTGAGGGTGCCCGTCAGCAATTGCAGCGGCTGGCGGAGGAAGGCTGGGTGATATTTGAGTCGATTTCCAAGGGGGTGGGCCGGCCTTCGCTGGTTTGGAGCCTTTCCGAGCGGGGAAACCGCCGTTTTCCCGATACCCATGCCGAACTGACAGTACAGCTGATCAATACCATCCGCGACGTGCTGGGCGACGAGGCCCTGGGCCAGGTGATTTCTTCCCGGGAACACAAAGCTCTGCTGCGGTATTACGATATCCTGCGCCTGGAAGAAGGGCTGGAGGCCAAAGTGCGTAAATTCGCCGAATTACGGTCCGCCGACGGTTACCTGGCCGAATACCGCCCCGACGGTGAAGGATTTTTGATGATCGAGAACCATTGTCCCATTTGTGCGGCCGCCACGGCCTGCCACGACATCTGCAAGGTAGAACTGCAGACTTTCCAGCAAATCTTCAAAGAGTGGGGCACCATCGAGCGGCTCGACCATGCACTGGAAGGAGCGCGTCATTGCGCTTACCGGATTATGCCGGTTTAA
- a CDS encoding GyrI-like domain-containing protein: MSIQHHPAFNLIGIAVRTTNENGQAATDIPALWGRFMAEGILQQIPGRIDDTIYCLYTGYEKDHTRPYTTLLGCRVANLEHIPEGMTGKSIEGAAYEKFVAKGDPMKGSVYNEWLKIWSADIPRTFIADFEVYGPKSQQPDAEVDIFLGVKF, translated from the coding sequence ATGAGCATTCAACACCACCCCGCATTTAACCTCATCGGCATCGCTGTCAGAACTACCAACGAAAACGGCCAGGCGGCCACCGATATTCCCGCATTGTGGGGAAGGTTTATGGCAGAAGGTATCCTGCAGCAAATCCCCGGCAGGATTGACGATACCATTTACTGCCTGTACACCGGCTACGAAAAAGATCACACACGGCCTTACACCACCCTTCTCGGATGCCGGGTGGCCAACCTGGAGCACATCCCCGAAGGCATGACGGGTAAAAGCATCGAAGGTGCGGCATATGAAAAATTCGTGGCCAAGGGGGATCCGATGAAAGGCTCCGTATACAATGAATGGCTGAAGATCTGGAGTGCGGATATACCGAGAACTTTCATCGCCGATTTCGAAGTATACGGCCCAAAATCCCAACAGCCCGATGCCGAAGTGGATATATTCTTAGGGGTGAAATTCTGA
- a CDS encoding nuclear transport factor 2 family protein: MKHLLITLLATCLFTASYAQTEDIAVLKQHNENWIGAYSKKDTAALNKIVADDLVMITPNGSRIGKQTLLANVSKSAYVSAKVDSVEVKLLGNTALVIAKASFVTNTGGKETTGHTSYMDVYEKRNGRWVAVGAHVTFLGQR; encoded by the coding sequence ATGAAACACCTCCTTATTACCCTGCTCGCCACATGCCTGTTCACTGCTTCGTATGCACAGACAGAAGACATCGCCGTACTGAAACAACACAATGAAAACTGGATAGGCGCCTATTCTAAGAAAGATACTGCTGCATTAAACAAAATTGTGGCGGACGACCTGGTGATGATCACACCGAATGGGTCGCGGATCGGCAAACAGACGCTACTGGCCAACGTATCCAAAAGTGCATATGTGTCAGCGAAGGTAGACAGCGTTGAAGTGAAGCTATTAGGCAATACCGCCCTGGTCATTGCCAAAGCCAGCTTTGTGACGAATACCGGCGGGAAAGAAACAACCGGCCACACGAGTTATATGGACGTGTATGAAAAACGCAACGGCCGGTGGGTGGCGGTGGGTGCGCATGTTACTTTTTTGGGGCAGCGGTAA
- a CDS encoding GAF domain-containing protein, whose amino-acid sequence MAEDLTIAKGTKAEQYTTLLPQIKALITGEPDQTANLANITAALKEQFGWLWVGFYLVKNNELVLAPFQGPVACTRIRYGKGVCGTAWQQAKTLIVPDVEAFPGHIACSSLSRSEIVVPVFKNGEVIGVLDVDSVDLDTFDETDQRFLEEIVSWIE is encoded by the coding sequence ATGGCAGAAGATTTAACCATCGCAAAAGGCACCAAAGCCGAACAATACACCACCCTGCTCCCGCAGATCAAAGCCCTCATCACGGGCGAGCCCGACCAGACGGCCAACCTCGCCAACATCACCGCCGCGCTCAAGGAACAGTTCGGCTGGCTGTGGGTAGGCTTTTACCTCGTTAAAAACAACGAACTGGTGCTGGCGCCCTTTCAGGGCCCGGTAGCGTGTACCCGCATCCGTTACGGCAAAGGCGTGTGCGGCACAGCCTGGCAGCAGGCCAAAACCCTCATCGTGCCCGATGTGGAGGCCTTCCCCGGCCACATCGCCTGCAGCAGCCTCTCCCGTTCCGAAATCGTGGTGCCGGTGTTTAAAAACGGCGAAGTGATCGGCGTGCTGGATGTAGATAGCGTGGACCTGGATACCTTCGATGAGACCGATCAGCGGTTCCTGGAGGAGATCGTGTCGTGGATCGAATAA
- the sufB gene encoding Fe-S cluster assembly protein SufB: MSAEQDILQELAGRDYEFGFETDIEMDIAPPGLNEGIIRFISAKKNEPEWLLEWRLKGYQLFQKLSMPTWQNFKLPEVDFQGVSYYAAPKNQVKYESLDEVDPELLRTFEKLGIPLEEQKMLSGVAVDAVFDSVSVATTFKKQLNDLGIIFCSFSEAVQEHPELLRKYLGTVVPQSDNIYAALNCAVFSDGSFVYIPKGVRCPMELSTYFRINAKNTGQFERTLIVADEGSYVSYLEGCTAPMRDENQLHAAVVELIALDNAEIKYSTVQNWYPGDKDGKGGIYNFVTKRGICKGKNSKISWTQVETGSAITWKYPGVILQGDNSIGEFYSVAVTSKRQVADTGTKMVHIGKNTRSRIISKGISAVHGQNTYRGLVKVGPNATNARNFTQCDSLLIGDRCGAHTFPYIESRNNTAMVEHEATTSKIGEDQVFYLNQRGIDSEQAVNMIVNGYAKEVLNQLPMEFAVEAQKLLSITLEGSVG; this comes from the coding sequence ATGAGCGCAGAACAAGACATATTACAGGAACTGGCCGGCCGGGATTATGAGTTCGGGTTCGAGACCGATATCGAAATGGATATCGCGCCTCCGGGGTTGAACGAAGGTATTATCCGTTTCATTTCCGCCAAAAAGAACGAACCGGAATGGCTCCTGGAGTGGCGTTTAAAGGGCTACCAGCTTTTTCAGAAGCTGAGCATGCCTACCTGGCAGAATTTCAAACTGCCGGAAGTGGACTTCCAGGGTGTTTCCTACTATGCCGCACCGAAAAACCAGGTTAAGTACGAAAGCCTCGACGAGGTGGATCCGGAATTGCTCCGCACCTTCGAAAAACTGGGTATCCCCCTGGAAGAGCAGAAAATGCTCTCCGGCGTGGCGGTAGACGCGGTATTCGACAGCGTATCGGTGGCTACCACCTTCAAAAAGCAGCTGAACGACCTGGGTATCATCTTCTGCTCCTTCTCCGAAGCGGTACAGGAACATCCTGAGCTGCTCCGCAAATACCTCGGTACCGTGGTACCGCAATCAGACAACATTTATGCCGCCCTGAACTGCGCAGTTTTTTCAGACGGCTCCTTTGTATACATTCCGAAGGGCGTACGCTGCCCGATGGAGCTTTCCACCTACTTCCGCATCAACGCCAAAAACACCGGCCAGTTCGAGCGCACGCTCATCGTGGCCGATGAAGGCAGTTATGTAAGTTACCTGGAAGGCTGTACCGCTCCCATGCGAGACGAAAACCAGCTCCACGCAGCAGTGGTGGAACTGATCGCGCTGGACAACGCGGAGATCAAATACTCCACCGTTCAGAACTGGTACCCCGGCGACAAGGACGGCAAAGGCGGTATCTACAACTTCGTGACCAAACGCGGGATCTGTAAAGGCAAAAACTCTAAAATATCATGGACGCAGGTGGAAACCGGCTCCGCCATCACCTGGAAATACCCCGGCGTTATTCTGCAGGGCGACAATTCCATTGGTGAGTTCTATTCCGTAGCCGTGACCTCCAAAAGGCAGGTGGCGGATACGGGTACCAAAATGGTGCACATCGGTAAAAACACCCGCAGCCGCATCATTTCCAAGGGTATTTCCGCCGTGCACGGTCAGAATACCTACCGTGGCCTGGTGAAGGTAGGTCCAAACGCCACCAATGCCCGTAACTTTACGCAGTGCGACTCGTTGCTGATCGGTGACCGTTGCGGTGCGCATACGTTCCCTTACATCGAGTCCCGGAACAATACAGCGATGGTAGAACACGAGGCCACCACCTCCAAAATCGGGGAAGACCAGGTGTTTTATCTCAACCAGAGAGGTATAGACAGCGAACAGGCAGTGAACATGATCGTGAACGGATACGCAAAAGAAGTTTTAAACCAGCTGCCCATGGAATTTGCCGTGGAAGCGCAAAAATTATTGTCCATTACCCTGGAAGGTAGTGTGGGATAA
- a CDS encoding OmpA family protein, with protein sequence MIFKAVNLRNSLLVAAAVTLLASCAASRKTTSTQQYMSKQYKELKDVLNEAEVSIISDSVKVIFPNNVLFASGADQLKEEIKPTFGRFANVLKKYDKTKIIVTGYTDNTGNEQYNNALSEKRAVNGKALLVENGVAADRMFTWGFGQRVPVASNDTEEGRAKNRRVEFVILYDVKH encoded by the coding sequence ATGATATTCAAGGCAGTTAACCTGAGAAATTCGCTGCTGGTGGCAGCAGCTGTTACCCTGCTGGCTTCCTGCGCAGCATCCCGTAAAACAACGTCTACCCAGCAGTACATGAGCAAACAGTACAAGGAACTGAAAGACGTGCTGAACGAAGCAGAGGTTAGTATTATTTCGGACAGTGTGAAGGTGATTTTCCCCAACAACGTGCTGTTTGCATCGGGCGCCGATCAGCTGAAAGAAGAAATCAAGCCCACTTTCGGCCGCTTTGCGAACGTGCTGAAGAAATACGATAAAACGAAGATCATCGTTACCGGCTATACCGACAACACCGGCAATGAACAGTATAACAATGCGCTCTCCGAAAAACGCGCTGTCAACGGGAAAGCACTCCTGGTGGAAAACGGCGTGGCGGCAGACCGGATGTTTACCTGGGGCTTCGGCCAGCGGGTGCCCGTCGCTTCCAACGATACCGAAGAAGGCCGAGCGAAGAACCGCCGCGTGGAGTTCGTGATTTTATACGATGTGAAACATTGA